One region of Spiroplasma culicicola AES-1 genomic DNA includes:
- a CDS encoding HD domain-containing protein, with translation MDKFIRDNVHGDIHIKDSVIKELIDTKEFQRLRRIIQLGGGQFVFPGANHTRFSHCIGVYCVINKFLANEKISNAISEKEALVVQIAGLLHDIGHGPFSHTFESISSQAHEQYTIDIIIGNTQINQVLKSHNIDPQEVASIIEGKHKNNILNLLVSSQLDADRLDYLLRDSINTGVDYANLDIEWIIRNASIFENKMVFKIKTLNALEHYLLGRYYMFKQIYNHKVSQAFDITFTNWFTRLKDLYWSGFKFKNQFMIDTLIDLIEEKTCDLNKYNRLDDYTMIEFIKSSIDEQDDILAKLSQMLINRKFLKISSELSNEQFEKLKENYSIEEQKYYFTIIKNEKFNIYKSNDAKKDEKIYLLKNEQLFEITQISEILEISPKNIEKNVFVFINDNVK, from the coding sequence ATGGACAAATTTATTAGAGATAATGTACATGGCGACATTCACATTAAAGATTCTGTGATAAAAGAATTAATTGATACTAAGGAATTTCAAAGATTAAGAAGAATTATTCAACTTGGTGGAGGACAATTTGTTTTTCCAGGAGCAAACCATACAAGGTTTTCACATTGTATTGGAGTATACTGTGTTATTAATAAGTTTTTAGCTAATGAAAAAATTTCAAATGCTATTAGTGAAAAAGAGGCTTTAGTAGTTCAAATTGCTGGATTACTTCACGATATTGGTCATGGTCCCTTTTCACATACATTTGAATCAATTTCAAGTCAAGCACATGAACAATATACAATTGATATTATTATTGGAAACACACAAATCAATCAAGTTTTAAAAAGTCACAATATTGATCCTCAAGAAGTGGCTTCAATAATTGAAGGAAAACATAAAAATAACATTTTAAATCTATTAGTTTCTTCTCAATTGGATGCAGATAGATTAGATTATTTATTACGTGATTCAATCAATACTGGAGTTGATTATGCAAACTTAGATATTGAGTGAATTATTAGAAATGCAAGTATCTTTGAAAATAAAATGGTATTCAAAATAAAAACTTTAAATGCTTTAGAACACTATTTATTAGGAAGATATTATATGTTTAAACAAATTTATAATCATAAAGTTTCACAAGCATTTGATATTACATTTACTAATTGATTTACAAGATTAAAAGACTTGTATTGATCAGGATTTAAATTTAAAAATCAATTTATGATTGACACTTTAATTGATTTAATTGAAGAAAAAACTTGTGATTTAAATAAATATAATCGTTTAGATGATTACACAATGATTGAGTTTATTAAATCATCAATAGATGAACAAGATGATATCCTTGCAAAATTATCACAAATGTTAATTAATAGAAAATTTTTAAAAATTTCAAGTGAGCTTTCAAACGAACAATTTGAAAAATTAAAAGAAAATTATAGTATAGAAGAACAAAAATACTATTTTACTATTATTAAAAATGAAAAATTCAATATTTATAAATCAAATGATGCAAAAAAAGATGAAAAGATCTATTTATTAAAAAATGAGCAATTATTTGAAATAACTCAAATTTCTGAAATATTAGAGATTTCACCAAAAAATATTGAAAAAAATGTGTTTGTTTTTATCAATGATAATGTAAAATAA
- the rsmG gene encoding 16S rRNA (guanine(527)-N(7))-methyltransferase RsmG, translating into MNWDIFEENITKITSLQKEQLLKYMKILQEQNKIHNLTRIIDDQEVFYKHFLDSLLFTQKIEITNQSIIDIGTGAGFPGIVLKIIYPDTTIYLIESNGKKINFLNLVIHELGLKNIYAVSARAEELSIEKKEQFDIVVSRAMAPLNVLLELGVQFLKVGGQFICLKSKNVVNEILELNNKESDIGLKLYVEQKLNIENVGERVNLFYKKINSTNNNYPRLYSQIKKKPLGK; encoded by the coding sequence ATGAATTGAGATATTTTTGAAGAAAACATTACTAAAATTACTTCCCTACAGAAAGAGCAATTATTAAAATATATGAAAATATTGCAAGAGCAAAATAAGATTCATAATCTTACAAGGATTATTGATGATCAAGAAGTCTTTTATAAACATTTTTTAGATTCTTTATTATTTACTCAGAAAATCGAAATTACAAATCAAAGTATCATAGATATTGGTACTGGTGCTGGTTTTCCAGGGATTGTTCTAAAAATAATTTATCCAGATACAACCATTTATTTAATTGAATCAAATGGTAAAAAAATAAATTTCTTAAATCTAGTTATTCATGAATTGGGTTTAAAAAATATTTATGCTGTTAGTGCTCGTGCAGAAGAATTATCAATTGAAAAAAAAGAACAATTTGATATAGTTGTTTCAAGAGCAATGGCACCACTAAATGTTTTACTTGAATTGGGAGTTCAATTCTTAAAAGTTGGAGGACAATTCATCTGTTTAAAATCAAAAAATGTTGTTAATGAAATTTTAGAATTAAATAACAAAGAGAGTGATATTGGATTAAAATTATATGTGGAACAAAAACTAAATATAGAAAATGTTGGTGAAAGAGTTAATTTATTTTATAAAAAAATAAATTCAACAAATAATAATTATCCAAGATTATATTCACAAATTAAAAAGAAACCATTAGGTAAATAA
- a CDS encoding APC family permease, which produces MIKVNKKNKARNKIFEFLTIFSMAFGIVVGSGIYLKNRSSGGVLETAGQNPYLALVVWAFIGVVCTLMMISFIEIASSIEKDDHNTVQSWSNKFLNRQSASLFSIFYVGFYMPVLASIGALFTVDVLFTYGIEPFLAATGKTALHETLSTASFLSIKITLSTILLISFQIMNSYTSKPSKWIQTIFTFVKFIPLFAVVIGGFVLFLTGNVDGESNSFDKSSGQWSLGTFFATAIPILFAFDGFIHASTLQKDVEHKEVVEPAMLTAIIGVTAFYIIITISIFIGANDGNIFNLFDSMFNENAPGISLLFKIIITLTILTVINGYTTLIPRTIKSAADEKFIYLGKRYENISHKSASFLGAIITDVIYIFTTSISIIIGIVRNETPNHMLIADTLSSTTVIYCFLIYLALIIGQIRNRHTNKVNVRKVKGAYVIGIITAILLIIVLGYVNFEFFIMPFIRLDFIGLLTSISSLIVIVPIAIWYFINEELIKKSTFNPNIK; this is translated from the coding sequence TTGATAAAAGTAAATAAAAAAAATAAAGCGAGGAATAAAATTTTTGAATTTCTAACCATTTTTTCAATGGCTTTTGGAATTGTTGTTGGTTCAGGAATTTATTTGAAAAATAGAAGTAGTGGTGGTGTACTTGAAACTGCGGGGCAAAATCCATATTTAGCTTTAGTAGTATGAGCCTTTATTGGTGTAGTTTGTACATTAATGATGATTTCTTTTATAGAAATTGCTTCATCAATTGAAAAAGATGATCATAATACTGTGCAATCTTGATCAAATAAATTTTTAAATAGACAATCTGCAAGTTTATTTTCAATATTTTATGTAGGTTTTTATATGCCAGTTTTAGCTTCAATTGGGGCATTGTTCACTGTTGATGTGTTATTCACATATGGAATTGAACCATTTTTAGCAGCAACAGGTAAAACTGCATTACATGAAACATTATCAACTGCAAGTTTTCTTTCAATAAAAATAACACTATCAACTATTTTATTGATTAGCTTTCAAATTATGAATTCATATACATCAAAACCAAGTAAATGAATTCAAACAATATTTACATTTGTAAAGTTTATTCCATTATTTGCAGTAGTTATTGGGGGATTTGTTCTTTTTTTAACAGGAAATGTTGATGGCGAAAGTAATTCATTTGATAAATCAAGTGGTCAATGAAGTTTAGGAACATTCTTTGCAACAGCGATTCCAATTTTATTTGCATTTGATGGCTTTATTCATGCTTCAACTTTACAAAAAGACGTTGAGCACAAAGAAGTTGTTGAACCAGCAATGTTAACAGCAATTATTGGAGTAACAGCATTTTATATTATTATTACCATTTCAATTTTTATTGGAGCAAATGATGGCAATATTTTTAATTTATTTGATAGTATGTTTAATGAAAACGCTCCAGGGATTAGTTTATTGTTTAAAATAATAATTACTTTAACAATCTTGACAGTTATTAATGGATATACAACCTTAATTCCTAGAACGATTAAATCTGCTGCAGATGAAAAATTCATATATTTAGGAAAGAGATATGAAAATATTTCACATAAATCAGCTTCTTTCTTAGGAGCAATTATTACAGATGTAATTTATATATTTACAACTTCAATTTCAATTATTATTGGTATTGTTAGAAATGAAACACCAAATCATATGTTAATTGCAGATACATTATCAAGTACAACAGTTATTTACTGTTTCTTAATTTATTTAGCATTAATAATTGGTCAAATTCGTAATCGACATACAAATAAAGTTAATGTAAGAAAAGTTAAAGGTGCTTATGTGATTGGAATTATCACTGCAATATTGTTAATTATTGTTCTTGGATATGTTAATTTTGAATTTTTCATAATGCCATTTATTAGATTGGATTTTATTGGATTATTAACATCAATTTCATCATTGATAGTAATTGTTCCAATTGCAATTTGATATTTCATTAATGAAGAATTAATAAAAAAATCAACTTTTAATCCAAATATTAAGTAA
- a CDS encoding DUF951 domain-containing protein, with the protein MKINIGDKIILKKEHPSQTKVWHVIRIGSIYKLQSVSNPKVILEFEKEKLIKQIKNIESEK; encoded by the coding sequence ATGAAGATTAATATTGGAGACAAAATAATTTTAAAAAAAGAACATCCAAGCCAAACTAAGGTATGGCATGTAATTCGAATTGGTTCAATTTATAAATTGCAATCAGTTTCAAATCCTAAAGTTATTTTAGAATTTGAAAAAGAAAAACTTATTAAACAAATTAAAAATATAGAAAGTGAAAAATAA
- the rpoE gene encoding DNA-directed RNA polymerase subunit delta, whose amino-acid sequence MANIPTIDLAFEYLQKNKGDASFEDIWNSISKDIVGSNEDKNEIIAELYSDLVLDNRFALTSDGKWGLRDYLKFDDIKKQYDYVDKFETTEEFEDIDSYVFDDSDITGKLGKAKIMLDSSNDDDDDEETDTEDDISIDMDDDYDD is encoded by the coding sequence ATGGCAAATATACCTACAATCGATTTAGCTTTCGAATATTTACAAAAAAATAAAGGTGATGCAAGTTTTGAAGATATTTGAAACTCAATATCAAAAGATATTGTTGGTTCAAATGAAGATAAAAATGAGATTATTGCTGAATTATACAGTGATTTAGTTTTAGATAATAGATTCGCACTAACTTCTGATGGTAAATGGGGATTAAGAGATTATTTAAAGTTTGATGACATTAAAAAACAATATGATTATGTTGACAAATTCGAAACAACAGAAGAATTTGAAGATATTGATTCATATGTTTTTGATGACTCAGATATTACTGGAAAATTAGGTAAAGCAAAAATAATGTTAGATTCAAGTAATGACGACGATGACGATGAAGAAACAGATACTGAAGATGATATTTCAATCGACATGGATGATGATTACGACGATTAA
- the ychF gene encoding redox-regulated ATPase YchF: MGLQVGIVGLPNVGKSTLFNAITNSKVEAANYPFATIEPNVGVVEVPDKRLDKLAAIFNSKKTIYTTIEFVDIAGLIAGASKGEGLGNAFLANIRETDAICEVVRCFESKDITHVEGSVDPIRDIEIIELELILADEASVKKRLAKVEPKFKSSKDKTIIAEYNLLKKCEEQLSEGKLLNKLEFDEEEMILIKSFQLLTTKKIIYVANVAEDEVTKDNDHVLKLREYAAQNNCEVVKISARIEEELSELDPEEKEVFLQDAGIEEPGLEVLINAAYKTLGLKTYFTCGPQEARGWQFKDGYTAPQCAGIIHTDFEKGFIKADVYRCEDMFEYGSEQQLKNAGKVRLEGKGYVVQDGDVCFFKFNN; this comes from the coding sequence ATGGGATTACAAGTTGGAATTGTAGGATTGCCAAATGTTGGAAAATCAACATTATTTAATGCAATTACTAATTCAAAAGTTGAAGCTGCAAATTATCCTTTTGCAACAATTGAACCAAACGTTGGAGTTGTTGAAGTACCAGATAAAAGATTAGATAAGTTAGCTGCAATCTTTAATAGTAAAAAAACAATTTATACAACAATTGAATTTGTAGATATTGCTGGTTTAATTGCTGGGGCAAGTAAAGGTGAAGGATTAGGAAATGCTTTTCTTGCAAACATTAGAGAGACAGATGCAATTTGTGAAGTTGTTAGATGTTTTGAATCAAAAGATATAACTCACGTTGAAGGTAGTGTTGATCCAATTAGAGATATTGAAATCATTGAACTGGAATTAATTCTTGCAGATGAAGCTAGTGTTAAGAAAAGATTGGCAAAAGTTGAACCTAAATTTAAATCTTCAAAAGATAAAACTATTATTGCAGAATATAATTTATTAAAAAAATGTGAAGAACAATTGAGTGAAGGTAAATTATTAAATAAGCTGGAATTTGATGAAGAAGAAATGATTTTAATAAAATCATTTCAATTATTGACAACAAAAAAAATAATTTATGTTGCAAATGTAGCAGAAGATGAAGTAACAAAAGATAATGATCATGTTCTTAAATTAAGAGAGTATGCTGCACAAAATAATTGTGAAGTTGTAAAAATTAGTGCTCGTATTGAAGAAGAATTAAGTGAACTTGATCCAGAGGAAAAAGAAGTTTTCTTACAAGATGCAGGTATTGAAGAACCTGGATTAGAAGTTTTAATTAATGCGGCTTATAAAACTTTAGGCTTAAAAACTTATTTCACTTGTGGTCCTCAAGAAGCAAGAGGTTGACAATTCAAGGATGGTTACACTGCTCCTCAATGTGCTGGAATTATTCATACAGATTTTGAAAAGGGATTTATCAAAGCTGATGTTTATCGTTGTGAAGATATGTTTGAATATGGAAGTGAACAACAACTTAAAAATGCTGGTAAAGTTAGACTTGAAGGTAAAGGATATGTTGTTCAAGATGGAGATGTGTGTTTTTTCAAATTTAATAACTAA
- a CDS encoding ParB/RepB/Spo0J family partition protein — protein sequence MAAKKKYNFKGLDDIFGESVSDIVGVIENDKNLKTENTKMIDINLLKPNPHQPRKIFEQEELNELAESIKIHGLIQPIIINSNNEIIAGERRTRASKIAGLKEVPVIVLNVTDQQMEEFAIIENIQRVDLLDIEEAVAYKKLSTNLKLKQEEIASRVGKSRSHIANIMRLLNLPEKVQEAMLEKKITMGQAKPLLSILNNEKLLDLVFERILKEDLTAREVEGLIKNQNQPSSSNNSKPTKKANTIYIENKLMRTLGTKVTIDNGKLTIRYADDSDLNRILEVMGLIDED from the coding sequence ATGGCCGCTAAGAAAAAATATAATTTTAAAGGATTAGATGATATTTTTGGGGAATCTGTTAGTGATATAGTTGGCGTTATTGAAAATGACAAAAACTTGAAAACAGAAAATACAAAAATGATAGATATAAATCTTTTAAAACCAAATCCACACCAACCAAGAAAAATATTTGAACAAGAAGAATTAAATGAATTAGCAGAGTCAATTAAAATTCATGGATTAATTCAACCAATTATTATTAATTCAAATAATGAAATTATTGCTGGTGAAAGAAGAACACGTGCTTCTAAAATTGCAGGATTAAAAGAAGTTCCTGTAATTGTTCTAAATGTAACAGATCAACAAATGGAAGAGTTTGCTATTATTGAAAACATCCAACGTGTTGATTTGTTAGATATTGAAGAAGCTGTTGCTTATAAAAAATTGTCTACAAATTTAAAACTGAAACAAGAGGAAATTGCTTCTAGAGTTGGAAAGTCAAGATCACATATTGCAAATATTATGAGATTATTGAATTTGCCAGAAAAAGTTCAAGAAGCAATGTTGGAGAAAAAAATAACAATGGGTCAAGCAAAACCTTTGTTATCAATTTTAAATAATGAAAAGCTATTGGATTTAGTTTTTGAAAGAATTTTAAAAGAGGATTTAACAGCAAGAGAAGTAGAAGGCTTAATTAAAAATCAAAATCAACCTTCATCATCAAATAATTCTAAGCCAACTAAAAAAGCTAACACAATTTATATTGAAAATAAATTGATGAGAACTTTGGGAACAAAAGTTACTATTGATAATGGAAAACTGACTATTAGATATGCAGATGATTCAGATCTAAATCGTATTTTAGAAGTAATGGGATTAATTGATGAAGATTAA
- the gltX gene encoding glutamate--tRNA ligase translates to MKRYRLRYAPSPTGYLHIGNTRTALMNFLFAKHYNGDFIVRIEDTDQERNVEGALESQFDNMDWLGINADESYLKPKAEFGAYMQSMKFERYQQLANQLIAEKKAYKCWCTPEELEEDRERQLAKGIVAPQYNRKCLNNQDDLNNSDKPFNIRFLVPENKIYKINDIVRGEVEFNSKEIGDFVILKSNAIATYNFAVVVDDVDMQITHVVRGEEHISNTPRQCMIYEAFGWDEPAFCHLTLIVDDTKKKLSKRSGNAVFFISQYREQGYLPEALFNYIALLGWSPKVEQEIFTIEQFIEMFDEKRFSKSPSTFDMVKMKWINSQWMKKLSEDEYFDFTKKFIDTSRFDIDSKSTEWLKNVLMLYKKELEFGAQINDHLDMFFNNFELSQETKITLEQFKDIKEMIEDLKVKIESLQNFDEENLKELIKQLGIDHSKKGKELFMPVRIFTTKSEHGPELAKTISLLGKEKVIENINSIL, encoded by the coding sequence ATGAAAAGATATAGACTAAGATATGCGCCATCTCCGACAGGTTATTTGCATATTGGAAATACAAGAACAGCATTAATGAACTTCTTATTTGCAAAGCATTATAATGGAGATTTTATTGTAAGAATTGAAGATACAGATCAAGAAAGAAATGTTGAAGGTGCATTAGAATCTCAATTTGATAATATGGATTGATTAGGTATTAATGCAGATGAATCATATTTAAAACCAAAAGCAGAATTTGGAGCATATATGCAATCAATGAAGTTTGAACGTTATCAACAATTGGCAAATCAATTAATAGCAGAAAAAAAGGCTTACAAATGTTGATGTACTCCTGAAGAACTTGAAGAGGATAGAGAAAGACAATTGGCAAAAGGAATTGTTGCACCACAATATAATCGTAAATGTTTAAATAATCAAGATGATTTAAATAATAGTGACAAGCCATTTAATATTAGATTTTTAGTGCCAGAAAATAAAATTTATAAAATAAATGATATTGTTCGTGGTGAAGTTGAGTTTAATTCAAAAGAAATTGGAGATTTTGTAATTTTAAAATCAAATGCTATTGCAACATATAATTTTGCAGTTGTTGTTGATGATGTTGATATGCAAATCACTCATGTAGTTCGTGGTGAAGAACATATTTCAAATACCCCAAGACAATGTATGATTTATGAAGCATTTGGATGAGATGAACCAGCTTTTTGTCACTTAACTTTAATAGTTGATGATACTAAAAAGAAATTATCAAAAAGAAGTGGAAATGCAGTATTTTTTATTTCTCAATATCGTGAACAAGGTTATTTGCCTGAGGCATTATTTAATTACATTGCTTTACTTGGTTGAAGTCCAAAAGTTGAACAAGAAATATTTACTATTGAACAATTCATTGAAATGTTTGATGAAAAACGCTTCTCAAAATCTCCAAGTACTTTTGATATGGTAAAAATGAAATGAATTAATAGTCAGTGAATGAAAAAACTTAGTGAAGATGAATATTTTGATTTTACAAAGAAATTTATTGATACATCAAGATTTGATATAGATTCAAAATCAACTGAATGATTAAAAAATGTTTTGATGCTTTATAAAAAAGAATTAGAATTTGGAGCTCAAATTAATGATCACTTAGATATGTTCTTTAATAATTTTGAGCTTTCACAAGAAACAAAAATAACATTAGAACAATTTAAAGATATTAAGGAAATGATTGAAGATTTAAAAGTAAAAATTGAATCATTACAAAATTTTGATGAAGAAAATTTAAAAGAATTAATTAAACAATTAGGAATAGATCATTCTAAAAAAGGAAAAGAATTATTTATGCCAGTTAGAATATTTACAACAAAATCTGAACATGGTCCTGAATTAGCAAAAACAATTTCATTATTAGGAAAAGAAAAAGTAATTGAAAATATCAATTCAATCTTATAG
- the ispF gene encoding 2-C-methyl-D-erythritol 2,4-cyclodiphosphate synthase, protein MFRTGISKDIHKLIEGNYITLANQNIKCEFKVDAYSDGDVLLHAICEALLGALGLSDLGTYYNSKTKPQGFSSLEIAQDVIQHLQEANYKISNIDTIIILDKPNLKKHKELLKQSVANIFDLALNQISIKATTSENTATDVIEVISNVLIYKGEN, encoded by the coding sequence ATGTTTAGAACGGGAATTTCAAAAGATATTCATAAATTAATTGAGGGTAATTATATTACTTTAGCAAATCAAAATATTAAATGTGAATTTAAAGTAGATGCCTATAGTGACGGAGATGTTTTACTTCATGCAATTTGTGAAGCATTACTTGGTGCACTTGGTTTAAGTGACTTAGGAACTTATTACAATTCAAAAACAAAACCACAAGGTTTTAGTTCTTTAGAAATTGCACAAGATGTAATTCAACATTTACAAGAAGCAAATTATAAGATTTCAAATATAGATACTATTATAATTTTGGATAAACCCAATTTAAAAAAACATAAAGAACTTTTAAAACAATCAGTTGCAAATATATTTGATTTAGCATTAAATCAAATATCAATTAAAGCAACTACAAGTGAAAACACAGCCACTGATGTTATTGAAGTTATTTCAAATGTATTAATTTATAAAGGAGAGAATTAA
- a CDS encoding APC family permease: MIKVNKKNKAMNKTFEFLTIFSLTFGIVVGSGIYLKNSSKDGVLAAAGQNPWVAIAVWVFVGVFACMMMLSFIEASSISKKDEHNTMPTIGATFLGRRFGTIFSIFYIVIYWPVLTIIGGLFTVNALFSAVDAFVFATSNEAHTLNDLMGGETVRITVELILGSVILLGFQLFNTFYTKEGKWVQIILSVLKFVPLLMVLIGGFTLFFSGKISENSFETDYEPFKVNHIFMALIPILFAFDGFVDSIAIQKDIEHKEVVAPAMLTGIIAVSIFYLIITISIFVASDDGNVLSMFDNVSPQLSLVFNLIIVVTLLATVNAYTALFPRMIQGSIDEGYIYSKDNSKKLDYKKACLMSGIITMTMAVIFVTISLLITDKGSLDYFLVSYYSADTGILFVFIIYGLIMAGLLDNRRTKKYQTKQFKGSYAIGIITLLILVFMVSYMHYVSIVQNIVDFIKFGGADKLIIPSMWFGFLTIIISTWLVNDFLLKNKEVNKIDKSK; the protein is encoded by the coding sequence ATGATAAAGGTTAATAAAAAAAATAAGGCAATGAATAAAACTTTTGAATTTCTAACGATATTTTCACTTACATTTGGAATTGTTGTTGGTTCAGGGATTTATTTAAAAAACTCTAGTAAAGATGGAGTTCTTGCAGCTGCTGGGCAAAACCCATGAGTTGCAATAGCTGTCTGAGTCTTTGTTGGAGTATTTGCTTGTATGATGATGCTTTCATTTATTGAAGCTTCATCAATATCAAAAAAAGATGAACATAATACTATGCCTACAATTGGGGCAACCTTTTTAGGAAGAAGATTTGGAACAATATTTTCAATATTTTATATTGTTATCTATTGACCAGTACTAACTATAATTGGGGGACTATTTACTGTAAATGCACTATTTAGTGCAGTTGATGCATTTGTATTTGCAACTTCTAATGAAGCACATACTTTAAATGATTTAATGGGTGGAGAAACTGTAAGAATTACAGTTGAATTAATACTTGGATCAGTTATTTTATTAGGATTTCAATTATTTAATACATTTTATACAAAAGAAGGTAAATGAGTTCAAATTATACTTTCAGTTTTAAAATTTGTACCATTGTTGATGGTATTAATTGGGGGATTTACATTATTTTTTAGTGGAAAAATTTCAGAAAATTCATTTGAAACTGATTATGAACCATTTAAAGTAAATCATATATTTATGGCTTTAATCCCAATTTTATTTGCATTTGATGGATTTGTGGATTCAATTGCAATTCAAAAAGATATTGAGCATAAAGAAGTTGTTGCTCCAGCAATGTTGACAGGAATTATCGCAGTTTCAATATTTTATTTAATTATAACTATTTCAATATTTGTTGCATCAGATGATGGAAATGTATTGAGCATGTTTGATAATGTCAGTCCGCAGTTATCATTAGTATTTAATTTAATAATTGTGGTTACATTACTTGCTACAGTTAATGCATATACTGCATTATTTCCAAGAATGATTCAAGGTTCAATTGATGAAGGATACATCTATTCAAAAGATAATTCTAAAAAATTAGATTATAAAAAAGCCTGTTTAATGAGTGGAATTATAACTATGACAATGGCAGTTATTTTTGTAACAATCTCATTGTTAATAACAGATAAAGGATCATTAGATTACTTTTTAGTATCATATTATTCTGCAGATACAGGAATTTTATTTGTTTTTATAATTTATGGATTAATAATGGCTGGATTATTAGACAATAGAAGAACAAAAAAATATCAAACAAAACAGTTTAAAGGTAGTTATGCTATTGGTATAATTACTTTGTTGATATTAGTATTTATGGTATCTTATATGCATTATGTAAGTATTGTCCAAAACATAGTTGATTTTATTAAATTTGGAGGAGCTGATAAATTAATCATTCCTTCAATGTGATTTGGATTTTTAACAATAATAATTAGTACATGGTTGGTAAATGACTTTTTATTAAAAAATAAGGAAGTGAATAAAATTGATAAAAGTAAATAA
- a CDS encoding ParA family protein has product MAKIISVSNQKGGVGKTTTSINLACGLALANQKVLLIDMDPQFNATTGVGYEIDNETLSMYHVFVGDKTLQEVIIKDIKPNVDLAPSSIDVAAVDLILLEQKNNNQNVLKDQIEEIKDNYDFIVIDCPPSLGLINRNGLAISDTVLIPIQAEHYAMHGVAQLLRTIKKVKETLNKNLTIEGVLVTMFDSRTRLAHDVLEEIMKTFGPKVYKSVIPRNIKVSESSIEGKSIFEYDKNGPGSVAYIEFVKEVLKENGR; this is encoded by the coding sequence ATGGCAAAAATAATATCAGTATCAAATCAAAAGGGTGGTGTTGGAAAAACTACAACATCAATTAACTTAGCTTGTGGTTTAGCACTTGCAAACCAAAAAGTATTACTAATAGATATGGATCCACAATTTAATGCAACTACAGGAGTAGGCTATGAAATTGATAATGAAACTTTAAGTATGTACCATGTTTTTGTTGGTGACAAAACTTTACAAGAAGTAATTATTAAAGATATTAAACCAAATGTTGATTTAGCACCAAGCTCAATTGATGTTGCAGCAGTTGACTTAATTTTACTTGAACAAAAAAATAACAATCAAAATGTTTTAAAAGACCAAATTGAAGAAATTAAAGATAATTATGATTTCATTGTAATTGATTGTCCGCCAAGTTTAGGATTAATTAATAGAAACGGATTGGCAATTTCAGATACTGTTTTAATTCCAATTCAAGCAGAACACTATGCCATGCACGGGGTGGCTCAACTTTTAAGAACAATTAAAAAAGTAAAAGAAACTCTTAACAAGAATTTAACAATTGAAGGAGTTCTTGTAACTATGTTCGATTCAAGAACAAGATTGGCACATGATGTTTTAGAAGAAATTATGAAAACATTTGGACCAAAAGTTTATAAATCAGTTATTCCAAGAAATATTAAAGTTTCTGAATCTTCAATTGAAGGTAAATCAATTTTTGAATATGACAAGAATGGACCAGGTTCAGTTGCATACATTGAATTTGTAAAAGAGGTGTTGAAAGAAAATGGCCGCTAA